The Flavobacterium sp. 102 genomic interval GATTGTATTAGTTACTATTGATGTGTGTTCCGGTTTTATTTTTGACTCATTGTATTCAAATTCTAAATCGGGAGTTGCTTATCAAGAGAATCAAGTATTCAATAAAACAAATGATAGTATCTTGATTTTCGGATCTTCAAGAGCTGCGTTTCATTACAAACCGGATATTATTTCAGAAAGAACCGGTCTGACTTGTTATAATGCCGGGAGAGAAGGTATGGGGATTTATTTTCACTATGCCGCACTTTTAGCAACCTTAGAGCGATACAGCCCTAAAGTAGTCGTTTTGGATTTAGACTTTAGAGATGTTTATGATAGAGGCGGCAATTTTGGTGAAGATGTTTTTAGTGATTTAGCGCCTTTCTACGGAAAAGTTAATGCAGAATTTGATAATTACATCAGTAGAAACTGGTATGATGGTATTTTTTACCGTTCCAATTTACTCAAATACAATAAGAAATTTTTTAATATACTTACGGCCAATGTTGTTAAAAACAATGATAACTTCAAAGGATATATCCCACTAAAAGGAGAATGGAATGGAGAAGACAAGGTATTGAAAAATGATACTTTTACCATTGGACCTGAGTTGATTAAAACAATAAATCTATTTATCACTAAAGCCCAATCAAAAAATATTAAAGTTATTTTGGTGATTTCACCAACGTTCAAAAAAATAAAACCGGAGTTTTTTACTATTGCCAATGAAATAGCTGCCCAAAACAAAGTCAAGTTGGTTGATTATTCTACTGCAGAAGAGTTTGTAAGTCAAAAAACTCTTTTTCATGATTCGGAACATTTAAACGACAAAGGAGCTTTACTGTTCTCCAAAGAAGTGGCAAATCAAATCAAACCTTGAGAATGACAATTTCAAAAGACTTTTAGGAATTATATTAATTGTAGTATTCCTTTTTTTTACTTTTGAATGATAATTTTTATACCTAGTTTAGCAACATAAAATAAGAGAACAAATGGAAAAAGAACTTTTTGAACAATTGGAAGATATTTTAGAATTGGATCCTGGAACTGTAACACTTACAGACACTTTTAGAGATTATGATAACTGGGATTCTATGGCTAATCTTTCGGTTATTGCCATGCTTGATGACTCTTTTGGCGTTCACATTGCCTCGCAAGATTTTAAAAATCTGATTACAGTAGGTGATTTGGCTGAAGAAGTTAAAAAAAGAATGGCCTAAAGATTTATTCATTTGATGGTAATACTTCAATGATAGTATGAATTCACTTTTTAGTTTAAATAATAAAACAATTTTGGTTACCGGTGCTTCCTCGGGCATCGGTCGTTCTGTTTCCGAAATGTTAGCCCATCAAGGCGCAACCGTAATCATGACTGCCAGAAATGAAGAGCGTTTACAAATCACATTACAATCATTACCCAAAGGAAACCACCAATATTTTTCAACTGATTTAACGTCTGATGAAGCTATTAAGGAATTAGTAGCCCAATTGCCGGCTTTGGATGGCATCATATTAAATGCCGGTATGGTCAAAACTGTTCCGGTACAATTTATCAAACGGGATGACTTGGATTATATGTTTGATTTGATGCTGCACAGCTCTATTTTGTTACTCCAACAACTTTTAAAAAGTAAAAAGCTTAAACCCGAAGCCTCGGTATGTTTTATCTCTTCGGTAGCTTCTCAAAAAATAACCATAGGTAATGCTATTTACAGTGCTGCAAAAGGCGCTTTGAATTCGTTTACCAAATCTTTAGCGTTAGAAGTAGCGCCAAAGCAAATTAGGGTTAATGCGATTTTACCGGGTATGGTGCAAACAGCCATTTTAGAATCCGGTACCATTTCTGAGGAACAATTGCAAGCCCATTTAAAAAATTACCCTTTAGGTCGATTTGGTCAACCTGAAGATATTGCCGGTTTAACCGTTTATTTGATGGCCGACGTTTCCAAATGGATGACCGGAAGCCTTCTGACTTTAGACGGCGGCTACACCTTGAAATAAATTATGAGAAACTTAGTAATAATTGGAGCCAGTGGTTTTGCCAGAGAAATGTACGATTTGGCCTTGGCTTGTTATGGCAATCAATCCGATTTCAGCATTAAAGGATTTTTAAGTGACAATCCATCCAATATTGAAGAATTAGGCTATCCGCCGGTTTTGAATACCGTAACCGATTATGAGCCTGTTGATGGCGATGTTTTTTTCTGCGCCATAGGAAACTTGTACCACAGAAGAAAAACAGTCGAAATCATTTTGTCGAAAGGCGGGAAATTTATCAATCTGATTCACCCGACAGCCATTGTTTCTCCCAGTGTAAAATTGGGAATAGGAATAGGCATCAAATCATTTTGTGTTTTAGCCAGTGATGTTACCGTTGAAGATTTTACTTTTTTGCAAAGTTCTGTAATTATGGGACATGACGTTCATATTGGACGCTTTTGTCAAGTGAATTCGTTTTCATTTTTTGCCGGTTATGTTCGTGTACACGATATGGTTTCCATCAATGCAGGTGTCAGAATTATACAAAATATAGTGGTCGAAGAAGAAGCGGTTGTCGGTATTGGCAGCGTAGTTTTGCGTCGTGTGAAAAAAAATACTACCGTCTTCGGAAATCCTGCCAAACGAATAGTAATGTAGGTTAATAAACCCTTAAATATGTCTTTTTACCATTTTAATAACGTCAAAATTTCAGGTATAGCCTCAGCTATTCCAAAGCAAGCACGTTCGGTAGATTTGCAAACAGCTTCAGATTTAGGTTATGCCGCTGCTACCAATTTATTGGAAACCAAAAGCATAGACCGAACCCAGCTGGGATTCATCATTTTTCTGACCAAAACACCCGATTACAGAAGTCCGGCGTCCGCTATAGTGTTGCAACACCGTTTGCAACTTCCGAAGGATTGTTTGGCTTATGATATCAACTTGGGTGCGGTTGGCTTTATCGCCGGATTACAATTGGGCTGTTCTTTGTTAAATGGTTTAAATGCCACAAAAGGATTGGTGATTATAGGCGATACTAACAGCAAGCAGATAGCCGAAAAAGATCCGCTTTTTTACCATTTTGGAGATGCAGCAACGGCTATTCTTTTAGAAAAAGAGAAAGCTACACCAATTCATATTCAGTCATTTTCACGAGGGGATGCCTACGAGACTTACATAATTCCCGGTGGTGCTTTTAGAACTAATGAAAAGCGAGAAAGTTATGACTTGTCAAGCCTTCCGACTGCCGGAACGTTTAACCAATTGAACTACGACAAACAAAGAATGCATCAATTCTTTGCTGAAAAAATACCAAGTGATTTGACCGATTTTATGGTTAAATCTAATGGACAAATTTCCTCTTATGATGTGTTGGCTTTCCAACAATCTAATGCAGAAATGAATCTGGAAATTATTAAAAACGCAGGTTTTGATCAATCTCAATTACAATCCAATTTTAAAAATTTTGCCGATTGCTCCGGTTCCTCGATACCCTTATTGATTTCGGGTATCAATGAGAAAAAAAGAATTTTAGCTTGTGCTTATGGCGAAGGATTGTCTTGGGGTTTTGCCGATTTTTATTTGGAAGAAAATACGGTTTTACCCTTAATTGAAACCGATGACTATTTTGCAGAAGGTTTTGTAACTCATGAAATTTAAGCTATGCTGACAGGACAATTTCAAAATATTAAAATAGCAGGCTTATCAGTAGCAGTACCAATGGATAAAGTTCCCGTTGAGCTTTTTTATGATGTTTTCGGTGAAGAGAATGTGGTGAAATTTAAGGAAATGACCGGAGTTCATTCGGTTTCGAGAGCAAAGCCTAAACAAACAGCTTCCGATTTAGGTTATGAAGCCGCGGAAGATGTTTTGAATAAATCTGAACTTTCTAAAAAAGATATCGGGATTCTAATTTTCGTAAGTCAAAAACCGGATTATCGTGTCCCTTCGACTGCTTTTGTACTTCACAAACGTCTCGGGCTTTCCGAAAATTGTTTGTGCTTTGATTTAAATTTGGCCTGTTCCGGATTTATTTTCGGTTTGCAAACGATACTTTCCTTGTTGGAGAATTCGAGTTCAAAAGCCGCTTTGCTCATTACCGGCGATACTTCGGTGAAAACATTGTCGCCTCATGACCGAACAATGGTCATGCTTTTTGGCGATAGCGGTTCGGCCACTTTACTGGAAAAAACGACGGTTCCAACGCCAATCAAGTTGGCTTTTCGTACTGATGGCGATCGCTTTAAAAGTATTATT includes:
- a CDS encoding acyl carrier protein, producing MEKELFEQLEDILELDPGTVTLTDTFRDYDNWDSMANLSVIAMLDDSFGVHIASQDFKNLITVGDLAEEVKKRMA
- a CDS encoding SDR family NAD(P)-dependent oxidoreductase; protein product: MNSLFSLNNKTILVTGASSGIGRSVSEMLAHQGATVIMTARNEERLQITLQSLPKGNHQYFSTDLTSDEAIKELVAQLPALDGIILNAGMVKTVPVQFIKRDDLDYMFDLMLHSSILLLQQLLKSKKLKPEASVCFISSVASQKITIGNAIYSAAKGALNSFTKSLALEVAPKQIRVNAILPGMVQTAILESGTISEEQLQAHLKNYPLGRFGQPEDIAGLTVYLMADVSKWMTGSLLTLDGGYTLK
- a CDS encoding NeuD/PglB/VioB family sugar acetyltransferase translates to MRNLVIIGASGFAREMYDLALACYGNQSDFSIKGFLSDNPSNIEELGYPPVLNTVTDYEPVDGDVFFCAIGNLYHRRKTVEIILSKGGKFINLIHPTAIVSPSVKLGIGIGIKSFCVLASDVTVEDFTFLQSSVIMGHDVHIGRFCQVNSFSFFAGYVRVHDMVSINAGVRIIQNIVVEEEAVVGIGSVVLRRVKKNTTVFGNPAKRIVM
- a CDS encoding 3-oxoacyl-[acyl-carrier-protein] synthase III C-terminal domain-containing protein — translated: MSFYHFNNVKISGIASAIPKQARSVDLQTASDLGYAAATNLLETKSIDRTQLGFIIFLTKTPDYRSPASAIVLQHRLQLPKDCLAYDINLGAVGFIAGLQLGCSLLNGLNATKGLVIIGDTNSKQIAEKDPLFYHFGDAATAILLEKEKATPIHIQSFSRGDAYETYIIPGGAFRTNEKRESYDLSSLPTAGTFNQLNYDKQRMHQFFAEKIPSDLTDFMVKSNGQISSYDVLAFQQSNAEMNLEIIKNAGFDQSQLQSNFKNFADCSGSSIPLLISGINEKKRILACAYGEGLSWGFADFYLEENTVLPLIETDDYFAEGFVTHEI
- a CDS encoding 3-oxoacyl-ACP synthase III family protein, with protein sequence MLTGQFQNIKIAGLSVAVPMDKVPVELFYDVFGEENVVKFKEMTGVHSVSRAKPKQTASDLGYEAAEDVLNKSELSKKDIGILIFVSQKPDYRVPSTAFVLHKRLGLSENCLCFDLNLACSGFIFGLQTILSLLENSSSKAALLITGDTSVKTLSPHDRTMVMLFGDSGSATLLEKTTVPTPIKLAFRTDGDRFKSIITPSGAYRNRYAPKERVAWSDGILRSDYDTHMKGMDVFGFSITDVPLLMKDFLTVQEKTPEDYDYFILHQANNYILKQLSRKLKIQTEKIPVSLDRFGNNSSNSIPLVLADHFGLKKQGNIKIFICGFGAGLSLACGDLTIDTAVINPLIETDSYYKEAY